Proteins encoded together in one Synechococcus sp. BL107 window:
- a CDS encoding glycosyltransferase: MSTRLIRFLVPGTGRRFRCGGLSVELQTARLMAGLCATEVVTYRQRQDDLNFLDDCLQREQPDRSILWIVSWGFDVPRLIRRLRGHRVAYHAHSSGYGFDLPAGVPVLAVSRNTLGYWGARAPRNPLCLVPNALADPWFTRGARGKQGARPIDVFVQARKSSPYVLDHLVPALQRAGLRVEVQSGWVDDLVELFNQSTVYLYDSADYWRGRGVTEGFGLPPLEALACGCVVFSSLNHALADHGDPCRTVHQIGCGRLEFDLDRIQRAVRNPSQWRPQVDQLETDLAPYTETCLRESWRAALKHLDALDVLPGPALINPATWQLRWRQRLERLRRVVDRLPGWPAT; encoded by the coding sequence GTGTCCACCAGGCTGATTCGTTTTCTGGTCCCTGGCACCGGTCGTCGTTTTCGATGTGGCGGACTCAGCGTTGAATTGCAGACGGCCCGCCTGATGGCGGGCCTTTGCGCTACCGAAGTGGTCACGTACCGCCAGCGCCAAGATGATCTCAACTTTTTGGACGACTGCCTTCAACGCGAACAACCTGATCGCAGCATCCTCTGGATTGTTAGCTGGGGCTTCGATGTCCCTCGACTGATTCGACGCTTGCGGGGCCATCGCGTTGCCTACCACGCCCATAGCAGTGGATACGGATTTGATCTCCCTGCTGGTGTTCCTGTGCTTGCAGTGAGCAGAAACACGTTGGGGTATTGGGGAGCACGGGCTCCGCGTAACCCTCTTTGTTTGGTCCCTAATGCCCTTGCGGATCCCTGGTTCACGCGAGGTGCGCGTGGGAAGCAAGGAGCGCGTCCGATTGATGTTTTCGTTCAAGCCCGAAAAAGCAGTCCGTATGTGCTGGATCACCTGGTGCCCGCACTGCAGCGGGCTGGGTTGAGGGTGGAGGTTCAGAGCGGTTGGGTCGACGATCTCGTAGAGCTGTTTAATCAGTCCACGGTGTATCTCTACGACTCAGCGGACTACTGGCGGGGCAGGGGGGTGACCGAGGGATTTGGTTTGCCGCCTTTAGAGGCTCTGGCTTGCGGGTGTGTGGTGTTCAGCAGCTTGAACCATGCCCTTGCTGATCACGGTGATCCCTGCCGCACTGTCCATCAAATTGGCTGCGGGAGACTTGAGTTTGATCTTGATCGAATTCAGCGTGCGGTGCGGAACCCATCGCAATGGCGTCCCCAGGTTGATCAGCTGGAGACGGACTTAGCCCCCTACACAGAGACATGTTTACGTGAGAGTTGGCGGGCAGCTCTGAAGCACCTCGATGCCTTGGATGTTTTACCTGGCCCTGCGTTGATCAATCCGGCTACGTGGCAACTGCGCTGGCGGCAACGCCTGGAGCGGTTACGTCGAGTGGTCGATCGGTTGCCCGGCTGGCCTGCAACCTGA